The sequence below is a genomic window from Ipomoea triloba cultivar NCNSP0323 chromosome 10, ASM357664v1.
taattttgtaaGTTCATGCAAGAATCCTGACAGAATATACATTTCAACTCCAACaactctctctctatctctctctctctctctatctctctggCTGTGTGATCTGAATCAGCTCTGTATATTCTCTCTTCTTTTAGTTTATCTGTTGTGGCTATGGAGGACGTGATGAGTTGCAGCAGCAGTAATGACTACAGGCCTCCGCCGCCGTACGAGGCGGCGCCGACGACTCAGACTGCTCGGAAGAGGAGAGGCAAGGCGGAGGTGTTCCATGATGTGCTTAGGAGGCTCAGGGAGTCCAGTAACGAGGAGGCGAGTCAACCCGGTTTTGAGGACGAGTTGTGGACTCACTTCTCTAAGCTCCCTCTTAGGTACCTTTgcgttttttttgttttttttttttgggtgttttaTACCCCAGCCCTAGCTCTTGTTTGGGTTTTTGATTAGTTAATTAAAGTGATTTTAGTGAATTATTCTTCAAATTTCAGCATTGACTTTAATTGTGTGTTTTATTGTGGGTGGGggagtatatatactatatatatgtgtgtatttatGTATGTGCTTAATGGCTTATATCTCTATGTATATTATGTGCTTTGTTTTTGGGTGCCCGAGATGTGCACGGGATAAATCCCGCATTCTGATTGTGATTTTAGCCGgcaaaaaacaaataacaaggaagtaaaccagcttaggtGGTCAATAGCTGAttagctcaaatcaagaaggctaaTAGACTGCTCCTACTGAGAGTCGAGCTAGCTTGGAATcttatggttaccaagtcaactgATCGACTTGGTTGGGCTAGCCATGATTTTGGGGTTCTTTGTTTACATGATCATTGGTGTGTAAGAGGTATAGCTTGAATGATGATGGTATGGTGTATTTCTGGGGAAGAGAAGCTAAAAAGATTGCATCTTTAGGATGAATTACTTGCCAATTTCTTGAGATATGTCTAATTGATTAGATTTTGCCACTTTGGTGGAACTTTGATGCAAGAATATGGTGGATTTTCCAGTTGGCATCATTGATAGTTATCTAatgaattgttgttgttgttgttgttaggtATGCGTTGGATGTGAATACTGAGAGGGCACAAGATGTTATTATGCACAAGAAGTTGTTGCATTTGGCACGAAACCGAAGAACCAGACCAGCGATTGAAGTTCGCCTCGTGCAGGTAGTATATGAAAACCGGTTGCTCTGTTGATTCGGAGAAATCTTGTGTGCTCATGGAGGAAGTGTAAAATATATTCTGGGGACTTAAAATCCACAAGGTTTTGTCTGGGGCCCCACGGAAGTGTAGTTGGTGATAGTGAAGGGATTGGGATTAGTTTTAAGCTCCAAAAGTCAAATGATTTGGTGATAGCTATCCTTATTTCTTTCTACCCGTCTTTATAATAACGTTCATGTAGATTGTTGATAATCGTGTTAGTTTCAGCATAATTGGATGGTCACTTGATGGATTTATATGCTGACTGTCGAGAATTCCTCTGCTATTCAGATGCATCCCGTCTCTGATGCAAATTGCGGGGACTCTGTTCATTGCTCCTCGTTAACGAGAGGGGCTGCCCAAGGTATTGATGACCATGGCAGGTAGAGGCATAAAGATTCAAAGAACTTTGTACTCTTATTTGTTTTACATcgttaatttattataatttgtataattaaactgtttaatttctttcttttttattccctttttttttaacctttgaTTTTCAGCATTCATCCTCCACTTGCCTTTGGTTTGACACTCAACTTAGGACTCACCTTTGACGCCAATAAACCGTGTGTTGAAGATGGAAATAGTGCTGTGAGTGGACACTCCCGCTTATTTCGGTAATATTCTGAAAGGTTTGCTCCAGATTTAGATTTTCGTTTTTTACTCCTATATGCTGCTTTCTATTTTTTCGTACGTTTTTCAGTATGTTAATATATGCCTCTCTGTAGACTGTCTTTTGCATGCAAGTCTCGAGTCTTGCCATCGTTATTAAACAACACGGGACCTATCCCTGCCTCTCTTTTCCCCGCTGTTTTTTTTGCAGGAATTTGCATGAGCTTACGATTTCTACACTAGACAAGCCAAAGCTCCTTAGTCAGGTGGAGTTTTTCTACATTCGTTTTTTCGGGCCAATGATTTATTTTTGGTACATTCTTATTTATTAATGCTGATCTGATTTTCGTTTCAGTTGACTTCCTTACTTTCCAAGAATGGGTTGAACATTCAAGAAGCTCACGCCTTTTCAACCACAGATGGTTACTCCTTGGATGTTTTTGTTGTAGATGGCTGGGCACACGAGGTACTTTTTTGCGAAATTTCAAATTAGGGAAGAAAATTTACTCATATAAGAAGAGAAATTGCGTTGAACATTTGCTGGTAGTTTTCCCGTATTGGTCTTCCAGATCGAAGTTCGAAATTTGCAAATTATTTCAGTTTTTCATTATAAATTCTTTCTTGTGTACAACTTGTAACATTCCCGAATACTTTAAGGTCCCTCTCTGCTTAGTAGGTTGGAAATAGTTGACAATATTTTCTTTGCAAACCGCTAGGAAATCGATCAGCTAAAAAATTCTCTCGTGGCTGAAATTCAAGAATTCGAGGTAAGCAACGGGCAGGCCTATCATTgatttattattcttttcttttttctctttctctcgGGTTTTAAAATTTCGAGGACAATGCAGAACCAGTCTGTGTCGAGACAAGATCTTATATCTCCTGATGTGGAGTTGGACCGGCTTAAACCCCACTCCGAGGTTGCCCCCGATGCAACTGATGTCTGGGAAATTGACCCCAAACTGCTGAAATTCGAAAGAAAGATTACATCTGGAGATGTGTCAGTCACAAATCTCTAACAATCTGCAACTTTATGTTCTCCAAACGCCTTCCTAATTGGCGATTTTATCGACAGGTATAAAGGTTCGTTCCGCAGTCAGGACGTGGCTATCAAGGTCCTCCGGGCCGAGTTGATAAATGAAGATACACAGAGAGATTTCGCACAAGAAATCTACATATTAAGGTCAATTGCAATTCCCGTGTTTCTATTCCACTATTATATTGATAGCATTCATGatacttttaccaaaaattctcaatttatgcaccccaaaaaaaaaaataaaaaaatctctgATCTTTAGCTACTTGGAGAGTTAAATGGCTTCGTTTACTTCAATTTGTCTGATGTAGCCATGTACTGTTTATGCTTCAGAAAAGTTCGCCACAAAAACATTGTCCAGTTTATTGGTGCATGTACAAGACCTCCGCTATTATGTATTGTCACAGGTAATTAATCCTTTGCAGCTTCTACGGAAGCTTGTAAAACGTCTTTTATTGAGTTGTGTTCAAACCCGTGTCTTTCTAggaattttatttaataaagatCCATCCCGCAATTGCTAATTCCCTTCATGTTATATACCCAAAATAATTGTTTCCCTTCACATTTTTAGTAAGAAAATCATGTCTGATATGTTTCTTTTCTAAATTAGGGCTGCAATCAAACTAAGAGTACTCTTGATAACCCCTCTTTTGATAATTAAGTACCGTAAATGTTAAAACGTTGTTCTGTACTTTCGTGTTTTCAGAATATATGTCGGGTGGAAGTGTGTACGATTTCCTGCATAAACAGAAGGGAGTTTTCAAGCTTCCGGCCATTCTGAAAGTTGCGATCGATGTTTCAAAGGGGATGAGCTACTTGCATGGGAACAAGATAATTCACAGGGACCTCAAGGCTGCGAATCTCttattggatgaaaatctggCAAGTGATTCCC
It includes:
- the LOC116033689 gene encoding serine/threonine-protein kinase STY46-like isoform X1; the protein is MEDVMSCSSSNDYRPPPPYEAAPTTQTARKRRGKAEVFHDVLRRLRESSNEEASQPGFEDELWTHFSKLPLRYALDVNTERAQDVIMHKKLLHLARNRRTRPAIEVRLVQMHPVSDANCGDSVHCSSLTRGAAQGIDDHGSIHPPLAFGLTLNLGLTFDANKPCVEDGNSAVSGHSRLFRNLHELTISTLDKPKLLSQLTSLLSKNGLNIQEAHAFSTTDGYSLDVFVVDGWAHEEIDQLKNSLVAEIQEFENQSVSRQDLISPDVELDRLKPHSEVAPDATDVWEIDPKLLKFERKITSGDVYKGSFRSQDVAIKVLRAELINEDTQRDFAQEIYILRKVRHKNIVQFIGACTRPPLLCIVTEYMSGGSVYDFLHKQKGVFKLPAILKVAIDVSKGMSYLHGNKIIHRDLKAANLLLDENLVVKIADFGIARLQVESGVMTAETGTYRWMAPEVIGHRPYDHKADVFSFGILMWELLTGKLPYEHLTPLQAAVGVSQKGLRPTIPEGTHPMLADLLKRCWDQDSLLRPEFSDITEDLQRISNVVAEQERNAKRRNLEEPHKVRGKLTMKAG
- the LOC116033689 gene encoding serine/threonine-protein kinase STY46-like isoform X2 — its product is MLTVENSSAIQMHPVSDANCGDSVHCSSLTRGAAQGIDDHGSIHPPLAFGLTLNLGLTFDANKPCVEDGNSAVSGHSRLFRNLHELTISTLDKPKLLSQLTSLLSKNGLNIQEAHAFSTTDGYSLDVFVVDGWAHEEIDQLKNSLVAEIQEFENQSVSRQDLISPDVELDRLKPHSEVAPDATDVWEIDPKLLKFERKITSGDVYKGSFRSQDVAIKVLRAELINEDTQRDFAQEIYILRKVRHKNIVQFIGACTRPPLLCIVTEYMSGGSVYDFLHKQKGVFKLPAILKVAIDVSKGMSYLHGNKIIHRDLKAANLLLDENLVVKIADFGIARLQVESGVMTAETGTYRWMAPEVIGHRPYDHKADVFSFGILMWELLTGKLPYEHLTPLQAAVGVSQKGLRPTIPEGTHPMLADLLKRCWDQDSLLRPEFSDITEDLQRISNVVAEQERNAKRRNLEEPHKVRGKLTMKAG